The Streptomyces sp. NBC_00691 genome has a segment encoding these proteins:
- a CDS encoding MFS transporter: MYRDTLSLLGPALPVVSFLGRLPTAMCQLGSLLLVAETSGSLATAGLAGGALAAGQTVGGPVIGRLTDRHGQRGIVLAASLANAVAVTALVLAALGHAPTGWLMALGGLAGATVPQVGPLARTRSVALARRSGADDRTVGTVLSFEGTLDEVSFVLGPAFVGLAAALAHPAAALLLAALLLVVFGTAFALHPTARATLPAPTASTRTGAAERTRLPGSAYALRGTMVLQGAMFGASQAGITALTEKLGAPAQAGLVYAAMGVMSAAVGLSMAAVPARIGLTTRWRAATAALVVLSVPLLFVGSLGALYAVVVVLGAAYAPHLITVFGLTERTVPAARLAESMAFLTSGVVAGQALALAVSGRLAEGHGAPAAFAVAVGAAAACALLSWTIRATVPRPVRELRPAGAERSG, translated from the coding sequence ATGTATCGCGACACCCTCTCGCTGCTCGGTCCCGCCCTGCCGGTCGTCTCGTTCCTGGGCCGGCTGCCCACCGCCATGTGCCAGCTGGGCAGCCTGCTCCTGGTCGCCGAGACGAGCGGCTCCCTCGCCACGGCGGGTCTGGCGGGCGGGGCGCTCGCGGCGGGGCAGACCGTCGGCGGGCCGGTCATCGGACGGCTCACCGACCGGCACGGCCAGCGCGGGATCGTCCTCGCGGCCTCCCTCGCCAACGCCGTCGCCGTCACCGCCCTGGTCCTCGCCGCGCTCGGTCACGCGCCCACCGGCTGGCTGATGGCCCTCGGCGGACTCGCCGGGGCGACCGTCCCGCAGGTCGGGCCGCTCGCCAGGACCCGCTCGGTGGCCCTCGCACGCCGCTCCGGCGCCGACGACCGGACCGTCGGCACGGTGCTCTCCTTCGAGGGCACCCTCGACGAGGTGTCCTTCGTCCTCGGCCCGGCGTTCGTCGGCCTCGCCGCCGCCCTCGCCCACCCGGCGGCCGCGCTCCTCCTGGCGGCCCTCCTGCTCGTCGTCTTCGGCACGGCGTTCGCCCTCCACCCGACGGCGCGGGCGACCCTTCCGGCGCCGACGGCGTCCACCCGTACGGGCGCCGCCGAACGGACGCGGCTGCCGGGATCCGCGTACGCCCTGCGCGGCACGATGGTCCTCCAGGGCGCCATGTTCGGCGCCTCGCAGGCCGGGATCACCGCGCTGACCGAGAAGCTCGGCGCGCCGGCCCAGGCCGGTCTCGTCTACGCGGCGATGGGCGTCATGAGCGCCGCCGTCGGTCTCTCCATGGCGGCCGTGCCCGCCCGGATCGGGCTGACGACCCGCTGGCGCGCGGCGACCGCCGCGCTCGTCGTCCTCTCCGTGCCGCTGCTGTTCGTCGGCTCGCTCGGCGCCCTGTACGCGGTCGTGGTCGTACTCGGCGCCGCCTACGCCCCGCACCTGATCACCGTCTTCGGGCTCACCGAGCGGACCGTGCCGGCCGCCCGGCTCGCCGAGTCCATGGCCTTCCTCACCAGCGGGGTCGTGGCCGGTCAGGCCCTCGCCCTGGCCGTCTCGGGCCGCCTTGCCGAAGGCCACGGCGCCCCCGCCGCCTTCGCGGTGGCGGTGGGGGCGGCCGCGGCCTGCGCGCTGCTGTCCTGGACGATACGGGCGACGGTGCCCCGTCCCGTACGGGAACTCAGGCCGGCCGGCGCAGAACGGTCAGGCTGA
- the treY gene encoding malto-oligosyltrehalose synthase, with the protein MTSLPSGSTSLPSPSAPTLTALPTATYRLQLQPEFPFAAAERAVPHLAGLGVSHLHLSPVLEAVPGSAHGYDVTDHRSVRAELGGEEGLRSLAATARAHGLGLVVDLVPNHMAASARHNHALRAVLRDGPASPYARWFDIDRSAGDGRPLLPVLPARLPEVRDRLRVADGALHFDGQDFPLRPGTEGLPLDELLDAQWYRLGWWRLARTELNYRRFFTISDLIGVRVEDPEVFGATHTKIVELVRDGVIEGLRIDHPDGLADPQGYLERLAAATGGRCWTVVEKILTGPETLPTDWPVAGTTGYDALRHVDGVFTDPVGAHELTDLYREFVCRAGDRGGRWEATERRAAYEVVGHDLAAETAVLTRIAERICAADPALRDHAPWALRTAVRELLVRVPVYRPYRTGGEEVLTPEAARGAKAAFAVPEEASAVDVVRDLALGTLGDGPEHRAFRARFAQTSSALRAKSVEDTAFYRYTPLLSANEVGGDAGRPAVSVEEFHAYCRRISRDWPGTGTVLSTHDTKRSADVRAAIAVLSQCPQVWADLLGEVAGVPAPDPHVAWTAWQTAFGFGVPDPDRLGPAILKSVREAGLRTSWTEPDAEYERAVEEFTAAGPGRIPLRSASEAAFALEPHIRAHALGALLTQLTMPGVPELYQNTEREYRALVDPDNRAPFAVGADDDRTVLVRAALRLRRERPAAFGSRGAYTPLAAEGPTAAHCLAFSRSDEVITAVTRLPLRLGEAGGWQDTELVLPEGRWADVLDGVREFIGGPATELKLAELFAERPVALLARLRD; encoded by the coding sequence ATGACCTCCCTCCCGTCCGGCTCGACCTCCCTCCCGTCCCCTTCCGCCCCGACCCTCACCGCGCTGCCCACCGCCACCTACCGGCTCCAGCTCCAGCCGGAGTTCCCGTTCGCGGCGGCCGAGCGGGCCGTGCCGCACCTCGCGGGGCTCGGGGTCTCGCACCTCCACCTCTCCCCCGTACTGGAGGCGGTCCCCGGCTCGGCCCACGGGTACGACGTCACCGACCACCGGTCCGTGCGCGCCGAACTCGGCGGCGAGGAGGGGCTGCGGTCCCTCGCCGCGACCGCGCGGGCACACGGGCTCGGCCTCGTCGTCGACCTGGTGCCCAACCACATGGCGGCCTCCGCCCGGCACAACCACGCGCTGCGCGCGGTGCTCCGCGACGGCCCCGCCTCGCCGTACGCCCGGTGGTTCGACATCGACCGGTCCGCCGGGGACGGCCGGCCGCTGCTCCCGGTGCTGCCCGCGCGGCTCCCGGAGGTACGGGACCGGCTGCGGGTCGCGGACGGGGCGCTGCACTTCGACGGCCAGGACTTCCCGCTGCGGCCCGGGACGGAGGGGCTGCCGCTCGACGAGCTGCTCGACGCCCAGTGGTACCGGCTGGGCTGGTGGCGGCTCGCCCGCACCGAGCTCAACTACCGCCGGTTCTTCACGATCTCGGATCTGATCGGGGTACGGGTGGAGGACCCCGAGGTCTTCGGGGCGACCCACACGAAGATCGTGGAGCTGGTCCGGGACGGGGTGATCGAGGGACTGCGGATCGACCACCCGGACGGACTCGCCGATCCCCAGGGCTATCTGGAGCGGCTCGCGGCGGCGACCGGCGGGCGCTGCTGGACGGTGGTCGAGAAGATCCTCACCGGTCCGGAGACACTGCCGACCGACTGGCCCGTCGCCGGCACTACCGGGTACGACGCCCTGCGGCACGTCGACGGGGTGTTCACCGACCCGGTGGGCGCCCATGAACTGACCGACCTGTACCGCGAGTTCGTCTGCAGGGCCGGCGACAGGGGCGGCCGCTGGGAGGCGACCGAGCGACGCGCCGCGTACGAGGTCGTCGGCCACGACCTGGCCGCCGAGACGGCCGTCCTGACCCGGATCGCCGAGCGGATCTGCGCCGCCGATCCCGCCCTGCGGGACCACGCGCCCTGGGCGCTGCGCACCGCCGTCCGCGAGCTCCTCGTCCGGGTACCGGTCTACCGCCCCTACCGGACCGGCGGCGAGGAGGTGCTGACCCCGGAGGCGGCGCGCGGCGCGAAGGCCGCCTTCGCGGTGCCGGAGGAGGCCTCGGCGGTCGACGTCGTACGGGACCTGGCGCTGGGGACACTCGGCGACGGACCCGAACACCGGGCGTTCCGGGCCCGGTTCGCGCAGACCTCGTCGGCGCTGCGGGCCAAGTCCGTGGAGGACACGGCCTTCTACCGGTACACCCCGCTGCTCTCGGCGAACGAGGTGGGCGGTGACGCGGGGCGCCCGGCGGTGTCGGTGGAGGAGTTCCACGCGTACTGCCGGCGGATCTCGCGGGACTGGCCGGGCACCGGCACCGTCCTGTCCACGCACGACACCAAGCGGAGTGCCGACGTCCGGGCCGCGATCGCGGTGCTCTCGCAGTGCCCGCAGGTGTGGGCGGATCTCCTGGGGGAGGTGGCGGGGGTGCCGGCGCCGGACCCGCACGTGGCCTGGACCGCCTGGCAGACCGCGTTCGGCTTCGGCGTCCCGGACCCGGACCGGCTGGGACCCGCGATCCTCAAGTCCGTACGGGAGGCGGGGCTCCGGACCAGCTGGACGGAGCCGGACGCGGAGTACGAGCGGGCGGTGGAGGAGTTCACGGCGGCCGGGCCCGGCCGCATCCCGCTCCGCTCGGCCTCGGAGGCGGCCTTCGCCCTGGAGCCGCACATCCGGGCGCATGCGCTGGGCGCGCTGCTCACCCAGCTGACGATGCCGGGGGTGCCGGAGCTGTACCAGAACACGGAGCGGGAGTACCGGGCCTTGGTCGACCCGGACAACCGGGCCCCGTTCGCGGTCGGCGCGGACGACGACCGGACGGTCCTGGTGCGGGCCGCCCTGCGGCTGCGGCGCGAGCGCCCGGCGGCCTTCGGTTCCCGGGGGGCGTACACCCCGCTTGCGGCCGAGGGCCCGACGGCGGCCCACTGCCTGGCGTTCAGCCGCTCCGACGAGGTGATCACCGCGGTCACCCGGTTGCCGCTGCGGCTCGGGGAGGCGGGCGGCTGGCAGGACACGGAGCTGGTGCTCCCGGAGGGCCGCTGGGCCGATGTCCTGGACGGTGTGAGGGAGTTCATCGGCGGCCCGGCGACGGAGCTGAAACTGGCGGAGCTGTTCGCGGAGCGGCCGGTGGCGCTGCTGGCCCGTCTGCGGGACTGA
- a CDS encoding cytochrome P450 gives MSHEQNREPGRGIGDGRPETPPGDPWTRLPSMAPATPPADGRSGPGTGAVVRGGPAALPGRLRTLPGGGAAPRVRVVAPSPLDPGASRDPHPTHRTLREEFPLTYDPLLRAWVLSRYADVATALTDSRFTHGHRPGDPPCARAHVDVDVAALRSVTERTAYVLARRIAERPQADLVADFCHWLPAGTVAAAVGVPYRDMMRLVRGRAAGALAGECGGQIAVREKALASFLGNVLSDPDQVAALRDAPADLVGRAWTESLRRDPPVQIAVRRTAADVPVSGGVLPAGASVALLVGSAGRDPERFREPDRFDPLRDDPGQLTYGSGFCPAVILAGLEAEYALRALFAAMPRLRLADGFRPVWTGLITRAPRSLIVRPGG, from the coding sequence ATGAGCCACGAGCAGAACCGCGAGCCGGGCCGAGGCATAGGGGACGGCCGGCCGGAGACGCCGCCCGGGGACCCCTGGACCCGGCTGCCGTCCATGGCACCGGCGACACCCCCGGCCGACGGCCGGTCCGGTCCGGGCACGGGTGCCGTGGTCCGCGGTGGTCCCGCCGCGCTACCGGGGCGCTTGCGGACCCTGCCCGGCGGCGGAGCCGCTCCCCGGGTCCGGGTCGTCGCGCCCAGCCCCCTCGACCCCGGCGCCTCGCGCGACCCGCACCCGACCCACCGGACCCTGCGCGAGGAGTTCCCGCTCACCTACGACCCGCTGCTGCGGGCCTGGGTGCTCAGCCGATACGCGGACGTGGCCACCGCCCTCACCGACAGCCGTTTCACGCACGGGCACCGGCCCGGTGACCCGCCCTGCGCGCGGGCCCATGTCGACGTCGACGTGGCGGCCCTCCGCTCGGTCACCGAACGGACGGCGTACGTCCTGGCCCGCCGGATCGCCGAGCGGCCGCAGGCCGACCTGGTCGCCGACTTCTGCCACTGGCTGCCCGCCGGAACCGTCGCCGCCGCCGTCGGCGTGCCCTACCGCGACATGATGCGGCTCGTCCGCGGCCGGGCCGCCGGAGCCCTCGCCGGGGAGTGCGGTGGCCAGATCGCCGTACGGGAGAAGGCCCTCGCCTCCTTCCTCGGCAACGTCCTCTCGGACCCGGACCAGGTCGCCGCCCTGCGGGACGCTCCCGCCGACCTCGTGGGCCGGGCCTGGACGGAGTCGCTGCGCCGTGACCCGCCCGTCCAGATCGCCGTCCGCCGCACCGCCGCCGACGTCCCCGTCAGCGGCGGCGTCCTTCCCGCGGGCGCGTCCGTCGCCCTGCTCGTCGGCTCCGCCGGCCGCGACCCGGAGCGCTTCCGCGAGCCCGACCGCTTCGACCCGCTCCGCGACGACCCGGGCCAGCTCACCTACGGCAGCGGCTTCTGCCCGGCGGTGATCCTGGCCGGGCTGGAGGCCGAGTACGCCCTGCGGGCCCTGTTCGCGGCGATGCCCCGGCTCCGCCTCGCCGACGGCTTCCGGCCGGTGTGGACCGGCCTCATCACCCGGGCGCCGCGGAGCCTGATCGTCCGTCCCGGTGGCTGA